In one Dermacentor albipictus isolate Rhodes 1998 colony chromosome 4, USDA_Dalb.pri_finalv2, whole genome shotgun sequence genomic region, the following are encoded:
- the LOC135895784 gene encoding (3R)-3-hydroxyacyl-CoA dehydrogenase-like, translating to MSLSGRLALVTGGASGIGAAVCQVLAEDGAVVVVADKQLEAARKVAGSLPGDARHQAMYLDVGDSASVEQLFTNIKGTYEALPLSAVVNCAGIGGLAPIVDCSDELFDDIIRVNLKGTFLVTREASRYMLSSGQPMPEGGAAIVNVASIFGKTGQESSAPYAASKSGVVALTKSAAQELAAHGIRCNAVLPGWIETPLTAGAPEGWRAAAIATTPLGRTAQPREVAEAIKFLCSPTSSSFVTGAAIEVSGGWRM from the exons ATGTCTCTAAGCGGACGTCTGGCCCTGGTGACGGGAGGCGCCAGCGGCATTGGCGCGGCCGTCTGCCAGGTCTTGGCCGAAGATGGCGCTGTAGTGGTAGTCGCTGACAAACAGCTCGAGGCCGCAAGGAAAGTCGCCGGCTCTCTACCAG GTGATGCAAGGCACCAGGCCATGTACCTGGATGTTGGCGATTCCGCTTCTGTGGAGCAGCTGTTTACCAACATCAAAGGCACGTACGAAGCATTGCCGTTAAGTGCCGTCGTCAATTGCGCCGGAATCGGAGGATTAGCACCTATCGTGGACTGCAGCGACGAACTTTTCGACGACATCATCAGGGTCAACCTGAAG GGCACTTTCCTGGTGACCCGAGAAGCCAGCCGCTACATGCTCAGTTCGGGCCAGCCAATGCCCGAGGGAGGTGCAGCCATCGTGAACGTTGCCAGCATCTTTGGCAAGACCGGCCAAGAAAGTTCTGCTCCGTACGCCGCTTCCAAGAGCGGCGTCGTAGCACTGACCAAATCGGCAGCGCAAGAACTGGCGGCGCACGGCATTCGCTGCAATGCCGTGCTGCCAGGTTGGATTGAGACCCCCTTGACCGCAGGGGCGCCTGAAGGCTGGAGAGCAGCGGCAATCGCCACGACGCCGCTTGGAAGAACCGCTCAACCGAGAGAAGTCGCGGAAGCCATCAAATTCCTGTGCTCGCCAACCTCGAGCTCTTTCGTCACGGGTGCTGCGATTGAAGTCTCGGGAGGTTGGCGCATGTGA